In a genomic window of Caloenas nicobarica isolate bCalNic1 chromosome 1, bCalNic1.hap1, whole genome shotgun sequence:
- the ALOX5AP gene encoding arachidonate 5-lipoxygenase-activating protein, with the protein MDQETLGSIVLLAIVTLISVVQNAFFASKVEHESKQCSSKGFQRLGSSAFDRVYTANQNCGHAYPTFLAVLWCAGLLCSQAPAAFAGLMYLLVRQKYFVGYLGERTQSTPGHLFGKRIILFLFLMSVAGILNYYLIFFFGSDFEMHIKTITGAISPLLLIP; encoded by the exons ATGGACCAGGAAACCTTGGGAAGCATTGTCCTGCTCGCCATCGTCACCTTGATAAGTGTTGTCCAGAACG cttttttcGCTAGCAAAGTGGAGCACGAAAGCAAGCAGTGCAGCAGCAAGGGGTTCCAGCGGCTGGGATCCTCTGCTTTCGACCGTGTCTACACCGCCAA CCAGAACTGCGGACACGCGTACCCAACGTTCCTGGCCGTGCTTTGGTGTGCTGGACTTCTCTGCAGCCAAG CTCCCGCTGCCTTTGCTGGCCTGATGTACTTGCTCGTGCGGCAGAAGTACTTTGTGGGCTACCTCGGGGAAAGGACTCAGAG CACTCCTGGTCACTTGTTTGGAAAGCGCATAATTTTGTTCCTGTTCCTCATGTCCGTGGCTGGAATACTCAACTACTATCTAATCTTCTTTTTTGGAAGTGACTTTGAAATGCACATAAAAACAATAACCGGTGCGATCTCTCCATTGCTGCTCATCCCCTAG